A stretch of Endozoicomonas sp. SCSIO W0465 DNA encodes these proteins:
- a CDS encoding 8-oxo-dGTP diphosphatase: MQTLQDIDWSSWQAKDPATLTFIINDGQVLLIRKKRGLGAGKINGPGGRLEPGETLLECAIREVQEELCITPVNPEFCGESLFQFTDGYSMHVHTYVARDFIGTPEETDEAIPLWFALDQIPYDEMWADDIIWIPEMLKGNRFKGHYLFDGDRMLDHHLEIG, encoded by the coding sequence ATGCAAACATTGCAGGATATTGACTGGAGCTCCTGGCAGGCCAAAGACCCTGCCACGCTGACGTTTATTATCAACGATGGGCAAGTGCTGCTGATTCGTAAAAAGCGTGGACTGGGGGCCGGGAAAATCAATGGACCCGGTGGGCGACTTGAGCCGGGTGAAACCCTGCTGGAGTGTGCAATCCGCGAAGTCCAGGAGGAACTGTGCATCACTCCGGTGAATCCGGAGTTCTGTGGAGAGAGTCTTTTCCAGTTCACGGATGGCTACTCCATGCATGTCCACACCTATGTGGCAAGAGATTTCATCGGCACACCGGAAGAGACTGATGAGGCCATACCGTTATGGTTTGCCCTTGACCAGATACCCTATGATGAGATGTGGGCAGACGACATTATCTGGATACCAGAGATGTTGAAGGGGAACAGGTTTAAAGGACACTATCTGTTCGATGGAGACCGAATGCTGGATCACCACCTGGAAATTGGTTGA
- a CDS encoding TatD family hydrolase yields MQANVQLPLFDSHCHLNFSDFDGDRAQVLNRAKKSGISHICIPATKQQEWLPLIHESEVPSKENPVDIVMALGLHPWFISEHKPEYLEVLDKLLEQRSARVVAIGETGLDFFDHNTAAQVRDKQLALFTGHVELACLHKMPLIIHSRKSHDDILQVLRRWKPERAGIIHAFSGSEQQAMEYLKLDFKLGFGGGITYPRASKTRHLAATLPINSIVLETDAPDMPLNGYQGQRNEPGRVKLVAECLAELRGISFMEVAQATSHNCRSLFRI; encoded by the coding sequence GTGCAAGCGAACGTTCAGCTGCCCCTATTTGACAGTCATTGCCATCTTAATTTTTCGGATTTTGATGGTGACCGGGCACAGGTACTGAACCGGGCAAAAAAGTCAGGCATCAGTCACATTTGTATTCCTGCCACAAAACAACAGGAATGGCTCCCACTAATCCATGAATCAGAAGTGCCTTCTAAAGAGAACCCGGTGGATATCGTGATGGCCCTTGGTCTTCATCCCTGGTTTATTTCAGAACACAAGCCCGAGTATCTGGAAGTCTTGGATAAGTTGCTTGAACAACGTTCTGCCAGGGTGGTTGCCATAGGTGAAACCGGGCTGGATTTTTTTGACCATAACACCGCTGCTCAGGTAAGGGATAAACAATTGGCGCTGTTTACTGGTCATGTCGAGCTGGCCTGCCTGCATAAAATGCCGCTGATTATTCATAGCCGGAAAAGCCACGATGATATTTTGCAAGTACTTCGACGATGGAAACCAGAGAGAGCCGGGATAATTCATGCCTTTTCAGGCAGTGAGCAACAAGCTATGGAGTATCTGAAACTGGACTTTAAACTGGGATTTGGTGGCGGTATTACCTACCCAAGGGCCAGTAAAACACGACACTTGGCAGCTACTCTACCAATTAACAGCATTGTGCTTGAGACAGACGCTCCGGATATGCCATTGAACGGTTATCAGGGACAAAGGAATGAACCGGGAAGGGTGAAGCTCGTTGCTGAGTGTCTGGCAGAACTGAGAGGTATCTCTTTTATGGAGGTGGCACAAGCCACCTCTCATAACTGTCGTTCGCTATTTAGAATTTGA
- a CDS encoding copper chaperone PCu(A)C produces MEGGMIWYSSIKRTIINTMMVLMVLLTAHSATAAQNGHIYSHAHSKEQSKPEVQLLNASARATKPGMSSSAAYMTIYNGTHEAIQIRSLSSPVAAKTELHTTEMNNGMMKMRRVDNLTIKPGDKLELKPGGYHVMLMGLKKPIATNSEVPVTITFSNGDKKTVVAHATDEIKGQHMAH; encoded by the coding sequence ATGGAAGGTGGAATGATTTGGTATTCCAGTATTAAGCGAACAATCATCAATACTATGATGGTTCTGATGGTGCTATTAACTGCGCACAGTGCAACGGCTGCACAAAACGGGCACATTTATTCGCACGCTCACTCAAAAGAGCAATCTAAACCAGAGGTGCAGTTACTGAATGCCAGTGCCCGTGCTACCAAGCCAGGTATGTCCTCATCAGCTGCTTATATGACCATCTACAATGGTACTCATGAGGCCATACAGATTCGCTCATTGAGCAGCCCGGTTGCCGCGAAAACAGAGCTTCACACCACAGAAATGAACAATGGCATGATGAAAATGCGCCGTGTGGACAACTTGACCATCAAGCCGGGCGACAAGCTGGAGCTAAAGCCGGGTGGCTATCATGTGATGCTGATGGGCCTTAAGAAGCCCATAGCCACTAACAGTGAAGTGCCAGTGACCATTACCTTCAGTAATGGTGATAAAAAGACAGTGGTTGCTCATGCAACGGATGAAATCAAAGGACAGCATATGGCGCACTGA
- a CDS encoding DUF2750 domain-containing protein, translated as MTYRLNDKQFESIQKLADHERYDYFLKKVADWEEIWSLHSPEGWVELSSSDGEECLPVWPHPDFAKAWAVDDWSDCQPKAINLEVWLERWTPGLEKDDTMLAVFPVDEEEGLVVTPSELQEAILGELEQG; from the coding sequence ATGACTTATCGACTCAATGACAAACAGTTTGAATCCATTCAGAAGCTGGCTGACCATGAGCGTTATGACTACTTTCTGAAAAAAGTGGCGGACTGGGAGGAGATTTGGAGCCTCCATAGCCCGGAGGGTTGGGTAGAGCTGTCATCCAGTGATGGCGAAGAGTGCCTGCCGGTCTGGCCTCATCCTGATTTCGCCAAAGCCTGGGCAGTGGATGACTGGTCGGACTGCCAGCCCAAAGCCATCAACCTGGAAGTATGGCTGGAGCGCTGGACTCCGGGCCTGGAGAAGGATGACACCATGCTGGCTGTGTTTCCGGTTGATGAAGAAGAAGGACTTGTTGTGACCCCTTCTGAATTGCAGGAAGCCATTCTTGGTGAGCTGGAGCAAGGGTAA
- a CDS encoding DUF4250 domain-containing protein has protein sequence MELEHPEHLNPFILLGIVNEKLRLTCNSLDQLADEMDMSKLDIESQLHKIRFHYQPVNNQFVHD, from the coding sequence ATGGAACTCGAACATCCTGAACATCTCAATCCCTTTATTCTTCTGGGTATTGTCAACGAAAAGCTGAGGCTTACCTGTAATTCGCTGGACCAGCTGGCCGATGAGATGGACATGAGCAAACTGGACATCGAAAGCCAGCTTCATAAAATCCGTTTTCACTACCAACCGGTCAATAATCAGTTCGTTCATGACTGA
- a CDS encoding rhodanese-related sulfurtransferase: MTRSSKGSLTVVCVLYKFVTLKNFCNLREPLLRIMEAHHVRGTLLLAQEGINGTVASTRGGIDALLAWLNQDIRLNPIESKESLSESMPFKRTRVKLKKEIVTMGVEGIDPKQVVGTYVEPKDWNRLVSDPDVIVVDTRNNYEVQVGTFRHAINPGTDTFRQFPEYVDAHLNPEIHKKVAMFCTGGIRCEKSTALLKAKGFEEVYHLKGGILKYLEEVPEAQSLWEGECFVFDDRVTVNHNLESGSYDQCNACRLPITEADKQSDKYQQGVSCPHCFDKLTDQQKARFTEREKQMQLARSRGEAHIGAEVARTVAHRRQVKEDERRQQKLRTRAGKVK; encoded by the coding sequence ATGACTCGCTCTTCAAAAGGCTCACTCACTGTAGTGTGTGTCCTCTATAAATTCGTCACCCTGAAGAACTTCTGCAACCTGCGGGAACCTCTGCTCAGGATCATGGAAGCACACCATGTCAGGGGGACATTGCTACTGGCTCAGGAAGGCATCAACGGTACTGTGGCAAGCACCCGGGGAGGAATCGATGCACTGCTGGCCTGGCTTAATCAGGACATCCGCCTGAACCCCATTGAATCCAAAGAGTCCCTGAGTGAATCCATGCCTTTCAAAAGAACCCGGGTCAAACTCAAGAAAGAGATTGTCACCATGGGAGTAGAAGGCATTGATCCCAAGCAAGTCGTGGGCACCTATGTGGAACCTAAAGATTGGAATAGACTGGTCAGCGATCCGGATGTCATTGTCGTGGACACCCGGAATAATTACGAAGTTCAGGTGGGAACCTTCCGGCATGCCATCAATCCGGGAACAGACACTTTCCGACAGTTTCCGGAATACGTCGATGCCCACCTGAATCCGGAAATTCATAAAAAGGTGGCCATGTTCTGCACTGGCGGCATTCGCTGCGAGAAATCCACCGCTCTACTGAAAGCAAAAGGGTTTGAGGAGGTTTACCACCTGAAAGGCGGCATCCTGAAATATCTGGAAGAAGTACCGGAAGCGCAATCACTCTGGGAAGGTGAATGCTTTGTCTTTGATGACCGGGTCACGGTGAATCATAACCTTGAGTCAGGCTCCTACGACCAGTGCAATGCCTGCCGGTTACCGATTACTGAAGCCGACAAGCAAAGTGATAAGTACCAGCAGGGTGTCAGCTGCCCTCACTGTTTTGACAAGCTGACTGACCAGCAGAAAGCGCGGTTTACCGAGCGTGAAAAACAGATGCAGCTGGCCAGATCACGGGGTGAAGCTCATATTGGCGCAGAGGTTGCCAGGACCGTTGCTCACCGTCGACAAGTGAAGGAAGACGAACGCAGACAACAGAAACTGAGAACCCGGGCAGGCAAAGTTAAATAG
- a CDS encoding IS4 family transposase produces MTCFDRSELLSMAEQLGFTIRQRDIRPLDFILSLIDALAGDGNCDTQADLHRKFNELTGLNVSYRSWANQAKKDALPTLILWLWVQCLEIFSRKVMAFDEDSPFSEFEHILIQDGSSQAVYDALKEAFPGRFSTVSPAAVELHTTMDLLTNNLVRVQLTEDTRSERDCLPPLPTSMAYILMLMDAGYFELELFAAIDDREGSFICKAPQSINPTILSAVREDGKNLNRYKGQKLKDVLSGFPKDQCLDLDVEWPGFKAWPFRLVVRWNDKKQKWVFVVTNLNRVEFTLSDVLQAYRLRWQIELIFKEIKSYSGWHRFNTKSATLVFSLILMSFVVVTLKRYLAHAAQANLCESGSIEEISTHKVMKSGTHLFGNVISSLMNAGKSLVSCIKKLLDFWGNNAKREHPARDGCSGRTRLGFCAVGGA; encoded by the coding sequence TTGACCTGTTTCGACCGGTCAGAACTCCTAAGTATGGCGGAACAGCTTGGTTTTACTATACGACAGCGAGATATCCGTCCTTTGGATTTTATCCTCTCACTGATCGATGCCCTCGCTGGTGATGGAAACTGCGATACCCAGGCGGATCTACACCGTAAATTTAACGAGTTGACGGGGCTGAATGTCTCTTATCGTTCTTGGGCAAATCAAGCTAAAAAGGACGCGCTGCCTACTCTTATCCTGTGGCTATGGGTGCAGTGTCTGGAAATATTTTCCCGCAAAGTCATGGCGTTTGATGAAGACAGTCCATTTTCAGAGTTTGAGCACATTCTGATTCAGGACGGTTCGTCACAAGCTGTCTATGATGCCCTGAAAGAAGCATTTCCCGGCAGGTTCTCAACGGTCAGTCCTGCTGCCGTCGAGCTTCATACGACAATGGATCTTCTCACCAACAACCTGGTGCGGGTGCAGCTGACTGAAGATACCCGTTCAGAAAGAGACTGTCTGCCACCACTGCCAACATCCATGGCCTATATCCTGATGCTAATGGATGCCGGTTATTTTGAGCTGGAACTCTTTGCCGCTATTGATGACAGGGAGGGTTCTTTTATCTGCAAGGCACCTCAGAGTATCAACCCGACGATACTCAGCGCGGTACGGGAGGATGGCAAGAATCTCAATCGCTACAAAGGACAAAAACTGAAGGATGTACTGTCTGGCTTCCCCAAAGACCAGTGCCTCGACCTGGATGTAGAATGGCCGGGATTCAAAGCCTGGCCATTCCGCTTGGTTGTCCGCTGGAATGACAAAAAACAGAAGTGGGTTTTCGTTGTGACCAACCTGAACCGGGTGGAGTTCACCTTGAGTGATGTGCTCCAGGCCTATCGTCTACGGTGGCAGATAGAGCTGATTTTCAAAGAGATCAAATCCTATTCAGGGTGGCATCGTTTTAACACCAAATCAGCGACACTGGTGTTTAGCCTGATTCTGATGTCCTTTGTGGTTGTGACGTTGAAAAGGTACCTTGCCCATGCTGCACAGGCGAACCTCTGTGAAAGTGGGAGCATTGAGGAAATCTCGACGCACAAGGTGATGAAAAGTGGGACTCACCTGTTTGGTAATGTGATTTCATCGTTGATGAATGCAGGAAAGTCATTGGTCTCATGCATTAAAAAGCTACTGGACTTCTGGGGAAATAATGCGAAACGAGAACACCCTGCACGGGATGGTTGTTCAGGGCGTACAAGATTAGGCTTCTGTGCAGTGGGTGGAGCTTAA
- the nfsA gene encoding oxygen-insensitive NADPH nitroreductase yields the protein MTRTITEQLKLHRSIRKFTEQPIEERLLRDVITAGQSAATSSNLQGVSVIRVRNPETRKAMAELAGGQTYVEDAAEFLVFCADLNRSGWCCEQSGNTMADGMTEHFIIATVDVALFAQNVVVAAESEGLGICYIGGLRNDPQQVSDLLALPEHVYPVFGLCLGYPDQDPECKPRLPLEAVLMEEHYQPVNKVLIAQYDETMRAYYQRRTGGKLDRTWSREMSALLGKESRPHMKAFLEKKGFRMR from the coding sequence ATGACCCGGACCATAACTGAACAGCTCAAGCTACACCGTTCTATTCGCAAATTTACTGAACAACCGATCGAAGAGCGCTTGCTGAGAGACGTGATTACTGCAGGCCAAAGTGCTGCCACTTCCAGTAATCTGCAGGGTGTCAGTGTTATTCGGGTCAGAAACCCTGAAACCCGCAAAGCCATGGCAGAGCTGGCGGGTGGGCAGACCTATGTGGAGGATGCGGCTGAGTTTCTGGTGTTCTGTGCCGACCTGAACCGGTCTGGCTGGTGCTGTGAACAGTCTGGCAACACCATGGCAGACGGGATGACCGAGCATTTCATTATTGCAACGGTTGATGTTGCGCTGTTTGCCCAGAACGTGGTGGTTGCTGCTGAGTCTGAAGGGCTGGGTATTTGTTATATCGGAGGCCTGCGCAATGACCCGCAGCAGGTCAGTGATTTGCTGGCGTTGCCGGAACATGTCTACCCCGTTTTTGGCCTCTGCCTTGGATACCCGGATCAGGACCCGGAGTGTAAACCCAGACTGCCGCTGGAAGCTGTACTGATGGAAGAACATTACCAGCCGGTGAATAAGGTACTGATAGCCCAATACGATGAAACCATGAGAGCTTATTACCAGCGGCGGACCGGAGGTAAACTGGACCGGACCTGGTCCCGGGAGATGTCAGCCTTGCTGGGTAAAGAATCCAGACCTCATATGAAAGCGTTTCTGGAAAAAAAAGGGTTCAGGATGCGCTGA
- a CDS encoding aminotransferase class III-fold pyridoxal phosphate-dependent enzyme: protein MISIKLHIETGKLFATEYLGIEPDMMAMAKGIAGGFPIAALVGKADIMDAAPVGGLGGTYAGSPLGCVAALEVLKLIDEQDLCKKALDIGEVMTGHLQRLQSIYPVIADIRTLGAMVAIELVDDTGSPMPELTRALVARAKEKGLILLSCGVLGNVIRFLPALTIEHDLLEEGLKVLEQCFKDCVKQ, encoded by the coding sequence TTGATCAGCATAAAACTGCACATTGAAACCGGCAAGCTTTTTGCCACAGAATACCTGGGAATTGAACCAGATATGATGGCCATGGCAAAAGGTATTGCCGGAGGATTCCCGATTGCGGCGCTGGTGGGTAAGGCAGACATTATGGATGCAGCACCTGTCGGCGGTCTTGGTGGCACTTATGCAGGTTCACCTTTAGGCTGTGTTGCCGCACTGGAAGTGTTGAAACTGATTGATGAACAGGATCTCTGCAAAAAGGCTCTTGATATCGGAGAAGTAATGACCGGGCACCTGCAGCGTCTGCAGAGCATTTATCCGGTGATTGCCGATATTCGAACCCTGGGTGCTATGGTGGCAATAGAACTGGTAGACGATACCGGTTCGCCCATGCCTGAGCTAACCCGTGCACTGGTCGCCAGGGCTAAAGAAAAAGGGTTGATATTGCTCTCCTGTGGTGTTCTTGGAAACGTTATTCGTTTTCTCCCGGCGCTTACCATTGAGCATGATTTACTTGAAGAAGGCTTAAAAGTACTGGAGCAATGCTTTAAAGACTGTGTAAAACAGTAG
- a CDS encoding LysR family transcriptional regulator substrate-binding protein: MLQDNSLDIALIRTDNDPDQVRYSTLLTEEIVALLPEDHHLAQHQSVSLEMFCQQPLVLFREGYFLRDVISQYEKKHKLKINLQFETNLIELLKKMVVKEVGISTCLPCALDGSESLITRSFLPPITLSLGIGWKSNHYLSTASRAFIDFMQQEIGKV, translated from the coding sequence ATGCTGCAGGATAATAGTCTGGATATTGCCTTGATCCGGACCGACAACGATCCCGACCAGGTCAGATATTCCACGCTTTTAACGGAAGAGATAGTTGCTCTACTTCCTGAAGATCACCATCTTGCTCAACACCAGTCAGTTTCGCTGGAGATGTTTTGCCAACAGCCGCTGGTCCTGTTTCGTGAAGGCTATTTCCTGCGGGATGTCATCAGTCAGTATGAAAAAAAACACAAACTGAAGATTAACCTGCAGTTTGAAACCAACCTGATCGAACTGCTAAAAAAGATGGTGGTTAAAGAAGTGGGAATCAGTACCTGCCTGCCCTGTGCCCTCGATGGCAGTGAATCACTGATAACACGATCCTTCTTACCGCCAATCACACTGTCTCTTGGTATCGGATGGAAATCCAACCACTACCTTTCCACTGCATCCCGTGCCTTCATTGACTTTATGCAGCAGGAGATTGGCAAGGTTTGA
- a CDS encoding LysR family transcriptional regulator produces the protein MDIKRLRYFSVLAETANYTKAAEKLGIAQSALSLC, from the coding sequence ATGGATATTAAACGACTTCGTTACTTTTCTGTTCTTGCTGAAACCGCTAACTACACCAAAGCGGCAGAAAAGCTGGGGATTGCACAATCGGCACTCAGTCTCTGCTGA
- the glaH gene encoding glutarate dioxygenase GlaH → MINPDTITRFEGFSVHNHPRNVRVQVVTLDKSALERFQAASQEWSVQALEYKPFNRFALANELDRACQFQLGSFLRNTVNDRKTGAFLLEPEASVQALFTDTEEQRDEFVKLSTAISHLIGLPNFDAMYGKYYARFTVRNEDDSDSYLRQAHRRMELHNDGTYVNERTDFVLMMKMDEKNMEGGDSLLLHIDDWQDLGKFYNHSLARENIRWSSPPSKNIGYTVDHPIFFEQDADGKPHMLFIDQFAQPRNMEQGLYLYEMGKSLEADTNCSNIRVNVGSMLVVQNHCWLHGRDKFVAHPGLKRELLRQRGHFSR, encoded by the coding sequence ATGATAAACCCAGACACCATAACCCGGTTTGAAGGATTCTCCGTTCACAACCACCCCCGGAATGTCAGAGTCCAGGTGGTTACACTGGATAAGTCTGCGTTGGAACGTTTTCAGGCTGCCAGCCAGGAGTGGTCAGTACAGGCGTTGGAGTATAAGCCATTTAATCGCTTTGCCCTGGCCAATGAACTGGATCGTGCCTGCCAATTTCAGCTCGGCAGTTTCCTGCGTAATACGGTGAATGATCGAAAAACAGGCGCATTTCTTCTGGAGCCAGAAGCCTCGGTTCAAGCATTATTCACGGACACAGAAGAGCAGCGTGATGAGTTTGTAAAGCTTTCTACGGCGATCTCTCATCTTATTGGCCTGCCGAACTTTGATGCGATGTACGGCAAGTATTATGCGCGATTTACTGTCCGCAATGAAGACGACAGTGACAGTTACCTGCGTCAGGCCCATCGTCGTATGGAATTACATAACGACGGAACCTACGTCAATGAGCGCACTGATTTCGTTCTGATGATGAAGATGGACGAGAAAAACATGGAAGGCGGCGACTCGCTACTGCTCCACATTGATGACTGGCAGGATTTAGGTAAATTCTATAATCACTCATTGGCTCGGGAGAATATTCGCTGGTCATCTCCACCCAGTAAAAATATAGGTTATACCGTTGATCACCCGATCTTCTTTGAGCAAGACGCCGATGGTAAACCGCATATGCTGTTTATTGATCAATTTGCCCAGCCTCGAAACATGGAACAGGGTTTATACCTGTATGAAATGGGAAAATCCCTTGAGGCAGATACTAACTGCAGCAATATTCGTGTGAATGTTGGCTCTATGCTGGTGGTGCAAAACCACTGCTGGCTGCATGGGCGGGACAAGTTTGTCGCACATCCGGGGCTGAAGCGGGAGTTGCTGCGTCAGCGTGGTCATTTTTCCCGTTAA
- a CDS encoding IS66 family transposase: MIPELPATMSAEILLKENAELRMRVACLEERCRELEEKVGKNSQNSSKPPSSDGYQKPCKNSNSPDHSDDLSADKGTDPSDEKPNPKSLRQSSGNKAGGKKGHQGTCLKQVDIPDYIEYLPVKECNKCQASLLDSEPVKYIERQVFEPGRPGEFEVTAHRAEVKICTCGCRNQAEFPEGVTAAAQYGSATQAMAVYLNQYHFLPFKRVSEYFNTLYKMSVSAGTVANFVARTYENLASTEEVIRDALRESSVAGADETGMRAEGSLHWLHVMRDEQWTLYYLSEKRGREAMDTMGILLTFAGVLVHDHWKSYFAYAATHVLCNAHHLRELLGVVDRDSNQLALRLMKLLRLSWHYCKGFKTIGMLQMPSVVCERIEKIYDRLLQRALMKEVVYMEKQREELKRKKVKNTKAYNLFKRLTEFKAETLRFMSDFTIPFDNNGSERDVRMAKLKQKISGCFRSADGGSMFARIRSYLSSARKQGMDIYQSLHRAVRNYCNMPLLSAE; encoded by the coding sequence ATGATTCCAGAACTACCCGCAACTATGTCGGCTGAGATTCTCTTGAAAGAGAATGCAGAGCTGCGGATGAGAGTTGCCTGTCTGGAAGAGCGATGTCGAGAATTGGAAGAAAAGGTTGGCAAGAACAGTCAAAACAGCAGCAAGCCGCCATCGTCTGATGGTTATCAAAAACCTTGTAAAAACAGTAATTCTCCAGATCATTCTGACGACCTTTCCGCAGATAAAGGTACCGATCCATCGGATGAAAAACCCAATCCTAAAAGTCTGAGACAGTCTTCTGGTAATAAAGCCGGTGGAAAGAAAGGGCATCAGGGCACTTGTCTTAAACAGGTCGATATCCCTGACTATATTGAGTACCTTCCGGTTAAAGAATGCAATAAATGTCAGGCGTCTCTTCTTGATAGTGAGCCGGTCAAATATATTGAACGACAGGTGTTTGAACCAGGGAGACCGGGTGAATTTGAAGTAACGGCCCATAGAGCTGAAGTAAAAATCTGCACTTGTGGTTGTCGGAATCAGGCTGAATTCCCGGAAGGTGTTACCGCTGCCGCACAATATGGCTCAGCCACACAGGCTATGGCCGTCTATCTTAACCAATACCATTTCCTGCCTTTTAAGCGCGTGTCAGAGTATTTTAATACTCTCTATAAAATGAGTGTAAGTGCAGGCACTGTCGCCAATTTTGTGGCCAGAACCTATGAAAATCTGGCTTCTACTGAAGAGGTTATTCGTGACGCCTTGCGGGAATCGTCTGTTGCCGGAGCCGATGAAACGGGTATGCGGGCCGAGGGCTCTTTGCACTGGCTACACGTTATGCGGGATGAACAATGGACGCTCTACTACTTGTCTGAAAAGCGAGGTCGTGAGGCCATGGACACGATGGGCATACTGCTAACATTTGCAGGCGTTCTGGTTCATGATCATTGGAAATCCTATTTTGCATATGCGGCAACTCACGTACTTTGCAATGCCCATCACCTGAGGGAGCTTTTGGGTGTTGTTGATAGGGACAGCAATCAACTGGCGTTGCGATTGATGAAGCTACTGAGGCTTTCCTGGCATTACTGCAAGGGCTTTAAGACCATAGGTATGCTACAGATGCCAAGTGTTGTCTGTGAACGAATCGAGAAGATTTATGACCGGTTGCTTCAGCGGGCTCTAATGAAAGAAGTCGTCTATATGGAGAAGCAACGAGAGGAGCTTAAGCGCAAGAAAGTCAAGAATACTAAAGCTTACAATCTCTTCAAACGACTCACTGAGTTCAAGGCTGAGACACTGCGCTTCATGTCAGATTTTACCATTCCCTTCGATAACAATGGCAGTGAGCGGGATGTTCGAATGGCCAAGTTAAAGCAGAAAATCTCAGGCTGCTTCAGGAGTGCAGACGGTGGTTCTATGTTTGCACGGATTCGCAGCTATTTGTCGTCTGCCAGAAAACAGGGAATGGACATATATCAATCACTTCATAGAGCTGTTCGGAATTACTGTAATATGCCTTTGCTCAGTGCTGAATAG
- a CDS encoding FAD-dependent oxidoreductase has protein sequence MAKEFTDLGGEIQLNTTVTGLAETSQTITAECCHNGERVCYESKYLITCSGLLADRMTKMLDIPTDFQIIPYRGEYYRLSKRHNEVINHLIYPIPDPDLPFLGVHLTRMIDGSVTVGPNAVQGWKREGYGRFNVDLKDVRDMVTFPGFWKVTLKHLGTGLKETWESWRKSGYLKRVNKYCDKITIDDLEPYPAGIRAQAVLKDGSLVHDFCRIIYIGS, from the coding sequence ATGGCAAAAGAGTTTACTGATCTGGGAGGGGAGATTCAGCTGAATACCACCGTAACCGGGTTGGCCGAAACCAGCCAGACGATCACTGCCGAATGTTGCCATAATGGTGAGCGGGTCTGTTATGAGAGTAAATACCTGATTACCTGCTCCGGTCTTCTGGCTGATCGCATGACAAAAATGCTTGATATACCCACAGACTTCCAAATTATCCCATATCGTGGTGAATATTATCGTTTGTCGAAGCGGCACAACGAGGTCATCAATCACCTTATTTATCCGATACCGGATCCGGATTTACCTTTTCTGGGGGTTCATCTGACCCGAATGATTGATGGCTCGGTCACAGTAGGCCCTAATGCGGTTCAGGGCTGGAAGCGGGAGGGCTATGGCCGTTTTAATGTTGACCTGAAAGACGTCAGGGACATGGTGACTTTCCCTGGTTTCTGGAAAGTTACTCTGAAACACCTGGGCACCGGGCTGAAAGAAACCTGGGAATCCTGGCGGAAGTCCGGTTACTTGAAACGGGTTAATAAGTACTGCGACAAAATCACAATTGATGATCTTGAACCTTATCCTGCAGGTATTCGTGCCCAGGCTGTTCTTAAGGATGGCTCACTGGTCCATGACTTTTGCCGGATAATATATATCGGCAGTTGA